In Nitrosarchaeum koreense MY1, one genomic interval encodes:
- the thiC gene encoding phosphomethylpyrimidine synthase ThiC, which yields MGTQMTAARRGIATDEMKTVAKDEDVTLEWLIPKIANGSIIIPSNNVRPQKIHNVGIGKGLKTKVNVNIGTSTLNVNLEEEIEKAKVAVKYHADTLMDLSDGGDVKKIRRTLLEVTPITFGTVPIYEAYNYGIEVHKNPLNLTEDDFLNAFENNAKDGVDYTTIHCGITKDIAKKILKVKRYGGVVSKGGTITAAWMLRHDKENPYLTHYDYLIEIAKKYDVTFSLGDALRPGSILDSHDELQVQEMIHMSQLTKRAHEQDVQVMVEGPGHVPLNEVATNVRLAKSLIGDVPYYVLGPLVTDVASGHDHIASAIGAAVSASEGVDLLCYLTPSEHLALPNADEVKAGLIAYRIAAHAADLVKLRDKAIKWDMAMTEARRTLDWEKQIALSIDPEEAAKIHGRTGQRPGNNVPCTMCGGACVYVMLPQQRKYDKEKLQQI from the coding sequence ATGGGTACTCAAATGACTGCAGCCAGAAGGGGTATTGCTACAGACGAAATGAAAACTGTGGCAAAAGATGAGGATGTCACATTAGAATGGCTTATCCCTAAAATTGCAAATGGTTCTATTATAATTCCTAGTAATAATGTCAGACCTCAAAAAATTCACAATGTTGGAATTGGAAAAGGTCTAAAAACTAAAGTGAATGTAAACATTGGAACTTCTACATTGAATGTCAACCTTGAAGAAGAGATTGAAAAAGCCAAGGTTGCTGTAAAATATCATGCAGACACATTGATGGATTTAAGCGATGGCGGTGATGTCAAAAAAATACGACGGACATTATTAGAAGTTACACCTATCACATTTGGAACAGTACCAATCTATGAGGCATACAACTATGGTATTGAAGTTCATAAAAATCCTTTAAATTTAACTGAAGATGATTTTTTAAACGCATTTGAAAATAACGCAAAAGATGGTGTTGATTATACTACTATCCACTGTGGAATCACAAAAGATATTGCAAAAAAAATTCTAAAAGTCAAAAGATATGGTGGTGTGGTGAGCAAAGGTGGAACAATCACTGCTGCTTGGATGTTGCGACATGATAAAGAAAATCCGTATCTGACTCATTATGATTACCTCATTGAAATTGCTAAAAAATACGATGTTACATTTAGCTTAGGTGATGCATTACGACCTGGCTCTATTCTTGATTCTCATGATGAACTTCAGGTTCAAGAGATGATACACATGTCTCAACTAACAAAACGTGCTCATGAACAAGATGTTCAAGTGATGGTTGAAGGACCAGGACATGTTCCATTAAATGAAGTTGCTACCAATGTCCGGTTAGCCAAATCTTTGATAGGTGACGTTCCTTACTATGTATTAGGTCCTTTGGTAACGGATGTTGCTTCAGGGCATGATCATATTGCAAGTGCTATTGGTGCTGCAGTTTCTGCAAGTGAAGGTGTTGATCTATTGTGTTATCTTACTCCTTCTGAACATCTTGCATTGCCTAATGCTGACGAAGTAAAGGCCGGTCTAATTGCATATAGAATTGCAGCACATGCAGCTGATTTGGTGAAACTTCGAGATAAGGCAATAAAATGGGATATGGCAATGACTGAAGCTCGTCGAACATTGGATTGGGAAAAACAAATTGCGTTATCTATTGATCCTGAAGAGGCAGCTAAGATTCATGGTAGAACTGGACAACGTCCAGGAAACAATGTTCCTTGTACAATGTGTGGTGGAGCATGTGTCTATGTTATGCTACCTCAACAAAGAAAATATGATAAAGAAAAATTACAACAGATTTAG
- a CDS encoding prephenate dehydrogenase: MKKKITIIGVGGQMGQWFAKYFLANDFEVTGYDSENKIQGKGIIQSDSLVGGILKADYVVLCTPTRRTPEIIRLIAKEMKRGTYLIEISSEKSKVVASLSKMPAKINPICIHPMFGPGAKSIKGQNIISVPIKDAKKELTVVKELFDGANFVTIDAVEHDKKIAVILGLTHLMNLVFANIISKDEKMSLTEKMSGTTFRVQKILAESIMTESPELIETIIANPEIRRVAEELWKDIGRLLTAVQESKTEEVIDYIKNCQEKLSANTNLEDSYKKLTKMVHAVEK; encoded by the coding sequence ATGAAGAAGAAAATTACAATAATTGGAGTTGGAGGTCAAATGGGGCAATGGTTTGCAAAATATTTTCTAGCAAATGACTTTGAAGTTACTGGTTATGATAGTGAAAACAAAATACAAGGAAAAGGAATAATCCAATCAGATTCTCTGGTAGGAGGTATTTTAAAAGCAGATTATGTTGTGTTGTGCACTCCAACAAGAAGAACACCAGAAATAATCAGATTAATTGCAAAAGAGATGAAAAGAGGAACATATCTAATTGAAATATCATCAGAAAAATCCAAAGTAGTAGCGTCATTATCAAAAATGCCTGCAAAAATTAATCCCATATGCATTCATCCCATGTTTGGTCCTGGAGCAAAATCAATCAAAGGACAAAACATAATTTCAGTTCCAATAAAAGATGCAAAAAAAGAATTGACAGTTGTAAAAGAACTTTTTGATGGTGCAAATTTTGTAACAATTGATGCAGTTGAGCATGATAAAAAAATTGCAGTTATTTTAGGATTAACACATTTGATGAATCTTGTATTTGCAAATATCATTTCAAAAGATGAAAAGATGTCATTAACTGAAAAAATGTCAGGAACTACATTCAGAGTTCAAAAAATACTTGCTGAAAGTATAATGACAGAATCTCCAGAATTAATTGAAACGATTATCGCAAATCCTGAAATTAGAAGAGTTGCAGAAGAACTTTGGAAAGATATAGGCAGACTACTGACAGCAGTGCAAGAATCAAAGACGGAAGAAGTAATAGATTACATTAAAAATTGTCAAGAGAAACTCTCTGCAAATACAAACTTGGAGGATTCTTATAAAAAATTGACAAAAATGGTACACGCAGTTGAAAAATAA
- a CDS encoding NUDIX domain-containing protein: protein MRVTKIVTSFIKDEQKILILKRSDKVKTMKGLWAGISGIIEKNETPLTRAKIEIFEETGIAEDKIKLIKSAKKLRVNSPQYENHEWEIFPFLFEAKNPEIKLNWENSEYLWITMDELKKYNSVPSLEKVLLNLL, encoded by the coding sequence ATGCGTGTAACCAAAATTGTTACATCTTTTATTAAAGATGAGCAAAAAATACTCATTCTAAAAAGAAGCGATAAAGTAAAAACTATGAAAGGATTGTGGGCAGGAATTAGCGGTATCATTGAAAAAAATGAAACTCCTTTAACACGAGCAAAAATAGAGATTTTTGAAGAAACTGGGATTGCAGAAGACAAAATAAAATTAATAAAATCTGCAAAAAAACTTAGAGTAAATTCACCGCAATATGAAAATCATGAGTGGGAAATATTTCCATTTTTATTTGAAGCAAAAAATCCAGAAATAAAACTAAATTGGGAAAATTCAGAATATTTGTGGATAACAATGGATGAATTAAAAAAGTATAATTCAGTTCCCAGTCTTGAAAAAGTATTACTAAATCTGTTGTAA
- the thiD gene encoding bifunctional hydroxymethylpyrimidine kinase/phosphomethylpyrimidine kinase gives MNLLSIGGSDPSSGAGIQSDVKTFDMLNEYGLTVITAVTGQNTSDFGMIQPVSKKILKNQLELLISDFKIDGIKIGMVYNSDIIKIIHNELKQLKIPIVLDPVIKSTTGGLLIEKNAIKDFKKYLIPLATVITPNKFEAEFLSQIKINSKKSLLKAALKIQKMGAKSVIITGIETKNKKISDFILEEKTKYTVSSNIIPKTNHGSGCNYSSALLVSLADGKLLKESAKFSKQFTYNSIKNAKNIGRGIEITQIKKRDNIQIELSNGVNKFIGIKNIYKNIPECQTNFVFSKINPKSIKDVVGIAGRIVKTGNKVMIAGDLEYGGSKHVATALIAMNKKFPEIRSAINLKYNEENISKLKKTKLIISSYDRNSEPNKIKTKEGLSIEWGIRSAIKKLETAPDVIYHKGDFGKEPMIIIFAKTPASIIEKVSRSFN, from the coding sequence ATGAATTTACTTTCAATAGGTGGTTCTGATCCATCATCTGGAGCTGGCATACAAAGCGATGTTAAAACATTCGATATGTTAAATGAGTATGGGTTGACTGTCATTACCGCAGTAACAGGACAAAATACATCTGATTTTGGAATGATTCAACCGGTGTCAAAAAAAATATTAAAAAATCAACTTGAATTATTGATTTCAGATTTTAAAATAGACGGAATAAAAATTGGAATGGTATACAATTCAGACATAATAAAAATAATACATAATGAATTAAAACAGTTAAAGATTCCAATTGTATTAGATCCAGTAATAAAATCAACCACAGGAGGCTTACTAATAGAAAAAAATGCAATTAAAGATTTTAAAAAATATTTAATTCCATTAGCGACAGTTATTACACCAAATAAATTCGAAGCAGAATTCTTATCTCAAATTAAAATAAATTCAAAAAAATCACTTCTAAAGGCTGCTCTAAAAATTCAAAAGATGGGTGCAAAAAGCGTCATAATTACAGGAATAGAAACAAAAAATAAGAAAATCTCAGATTTCATATTAGAAGAAAAAACAAAATACACTGTATCGAGCAACATAATTCCAAAAACTAATCATGGTAGTGGTTGTAATTATTCATCTGCACTACTAGTTTCATTAGCAGATGGAAAATTATTAAAAGAATCAGCCAAGTTTTCAAAACAATTCACGTACAATTCAATAAAAAATGCCAAAAATATTGGACGTGGGATAGAAATTACACAAATAAAAAAAAGAGATAATATTCAAATTGAATTATCAAATGGGGTTAACAAATTCATTGGAATCAAAAATATTTATAAAAATATTCCGGAATGCCAAACAAATTTTGTCTTTTCAAAAATAAATCCAAAATCAATTAAAGATGTAGTAGGAATTGCAGGGAGAATAGTTAAAACTGGGAATAAGGTCATGATTGCAGGAGATTTGGAATATGGAGGTTCAAAACATGTTGCTACAGCATTGATTGCTATGAATAAGAAATTTCCAGAAATACGTTCAGCAATTAATTTAAAATATAATGAAGAAAATATTTCAAAATTAAAAAAAACAAAATTAATTATTTCTAGCTATGATAGAAATTCAGAACCAAATAAAATTAAGACTAAAGAAGGATTATCCATAGAGTGGGGAATAAGGTCCGCAATAAAAAAATTGGAAACAGCTCCAGATGTGATTTATCATAAAGGAGATTTCGGTAAAGAACCAATGATCATTATTTTTGCCAAAACTCCAGCATCTATTATTGAAAAAGTTTCAAGATCATTTAATTAA